ATATCGATATCGACCGTCCGGGGCCCCCAGCGAACCGGCCTTACCCTCCCGAGTGCGTCCTCCACATGGAGGGCCCGTGCCAGCAGCTGGTGCGGATCGAGGGTCGTCTCAATCTCCACCACGGCATTCAGGAACGGGCCCTGTTCCGTGTAGCCAACCGGGTCGGTTTCATAGAGGGGCGAGACCTTCAAGAGGGTTACTCCCGGCCCCTCGACAAGCAACTGTAAGGCCCGCCTCAGGTTTGCCTCGCGGTCCCCGAGGTTGGAGCCAAGGCCGAGATAAGCTATGATAGGATTAATTTTATTCCAAATCATGGCCTGCCTTCCCGCGGGTGATCTCCACCTCAACGTAATCCAGGACCCCACCGACCGCGGCGTGGGGCTTGCGAACCCTGACCGTTATCTTCCTGAGATCATACGCCGACAGTATTTCCTGGGCAATAGCCTCCGCCATGGCCTCAATCAGGCTAAACTCGCGCTCCTCGACGATATCCTTTACGATCGTATAAACATCCACATAATTGATGCTGAGTTCAAGATCGTCCGCCTGGGCTGCTGCCGAGAGGTCTGTGAACATCTCAACATCCACTTCAAACTTCTGCCCGAGTTCCTTTTCGGCTGCAAAGGCGCCATGATAACCGTACAACACCATGCCTTTAAGAGATAGTTTATCGCTCATCTCTTTCCTCCTCTCTAAGTATGGCATCAGCCATACGAGCAACCCGTGTCATCTCCCGGACATCATGAACCCGCACAATATCAGCTCCCCTGGCGATAGCCAGGGCCACCGTGGCCGCTGTCCCCTCGACCCTCTGATCGACCGGGAGCCCGAGTACGTTGCCGATGAAGGATTTCCGCGACGTGCCAACGAGAATCGGCTGCCCGAGGCCCTTGAATTCGTCGAGCCGGCGCAGGATCTCGAGATTATGCGCTGTGGTCTTCCCGAAACCGATTCCCGGGTCGATAATTATGTTCTCACATTTCACTCCGAACTCGAGCGCCTTTGCGATGCGTTCACGGAAAAAAGCATATATTTCCGATATCACATCATCATAATGAGGATTCGCCTGCATGTATTTGGGCATACCCTGCATGTGCATCAGGACGACCGGGACATCATACTTCGCCACAAGCCTGCCGAGCTCGGGGTCAAATCTCAAGGCACTGATATCATTTATTATATGCGCACCTGCCTCCAGAGCGCGCCTGGCAACCCCGGCCTTGCAGGTGTCAACGGATACTGGCACCGGGACCTCCCTCACAAGCCTCTCGACTACAGGGATGACCCTCGCGATCTCTTCCTCTTCGGGAACGGGGTCGGAGCCGGGACGAGTGGATTCGCCACCCACATCGATAATATCCGCCCCATCTTCCACCAGCTCCCTGGCGCGGGCCACCGCCCGGTCCGCGTCGAGCCACCTCCCACCATCGGAGAAGGAATCCGGCGTGACATTCAGGATCCCCATAATATGGGTCTTCGCCCCAAAACGCAGCGTATACCTACCACCCCTCAATTCGGCTGGTTCGCACCTCGAGCTGCAGGTCGAGGCCTCCAGCGCTTCCTCAATTTCATCCGCGATGGAAGGGAGGCCGAAAGGTTGGCTCCTCAGGGTGTCCAGGACGAGCTGGTACTGGCGCAGCGTGCCCATGAGAAGCACGTCAGTCGTGTGGACATTCAAGCACGCCACATCCCACGACACCGCAGCCTCCCCGCCCTTCGCAAGCATCTCCTGCTTGAGCAGGATGGCAGCCTTCAGGGGAACCCCCGTGAGCTTCACTATCCGGTGAACACCCTTCGGGGCCATAATACCAACGCCATCAGGCGAAACCCCCATCTTCCTCATCTCGCCCGCCAGGGAGCGCTGGTCATCAAGCCTGAGGATTCGTGCGATGACCCTTCCCTTATCGTTCACCTTATTGCTATTGTCTACGCCGGTTATTCCACTAATCTCTCTCATGCTACGGACCTTTTCCATAACGACGCATAAAAAAGGAATTGCCGTGCCTGGCAATTCCATTATATTCGAACCATACCCCGACTGCAAGCCAAAAGTCGAAGGGAATCGCGGGCATACGCCACGCAGATACGCTAAGTCAGTCCACGCAAGTGCGCTGAGTCAGTGAGCATAGGCTCTGCCATTGCGCCGCATGGCTATACCTGCGGCCTTCGCTATCGCAAGCGCTATCAGGCCGTCAGCGATGTGGTGCAGGGCAGTGCCCAGGCCCACGACGATCCCGGCCTTTGCAAGGGTAAACCCGAACAGCAGAACGATGAGCGCCTCCGCTGTAGCATGTACCGGCAGGGTGAGCAAGAGGGCTTGCCAGAAAGACATGCCTCGCCTTATCGCAACCGCCCCGACGAGGCCAAATACCGCATGCATGGCTGCCCGGGCCGCGATCACGGGGCCGAGCTTAACTAGGAATCCGAAAGCCGAACCCAGCCCGACCATCACTGCAACCCAGGGACCGAAGAGCATCGAAATCATGACTGGTACATGCGAAGTAAGGGTGGCCGAGAAAGGCGGGATGACGATGCCCAACACACCCCCGAATGTGAGAGGAATCAAGAGAGATAGTGCAGTCAAGATCGCGCCCCACACGAGTTCCCTGGTCCTCATACTCCCCTATACCTTCCTTCCTGTTATCACCATTAATGTTCATCATTCCAGCTCCAGTTCAACCCCTTATTCAACCCCTTAGGAGTAGTATATGACCGAATGTAATGTCTTGTCAAGTGTCTTGACTGCTTATATATCCCACAATCGGGCCTCGAGAACGCGATCCCTCACTGAACCCCTGTGACCCTCAAGGCCTTCAAGCCCCAGATAACGGGACGCAACATCCAGGAGGGCGTCAAGCGGCACGAGCCCGATTATCTCGCTCCCGATTACAGGAATGCCGTAGCGCTCCGCCTCGGCCTTGACGAGGTTGAAAACCTCATGTATTGAAGTCTCGCGGAAGTTCAGCAGGTTCATGGTGACCTGGGCGACCTGGCGGTCGTGGAGCATGATACCCAGGGCCCTCACATGCCTGAGCCCACCATCTTTCTCCCTGATCCTCTTCGCTATCTTTTTCGCAATAGACACGTCACTCGTGCCGAGATTTACATTGTAGGCGATGAGGAAATCACGCGCCCCTACAGCCGTAGCCCCCGCCGTCGGGTGAAGCCTCGGCGGGCCAAAGTCCGGCCACCGCTCAGGACTGGCGATGGACTCCTTGAGGCCCTCGTACTGGCCTCTCCGGATGTTCGCGAGGTTCCGCCGCTCCGGCCGGACCGCGGCCTCCCCATAAAGATATACAGGTATGCCGAGCTCACCCGCGATCCTCTGCCCGAGCCTCCGCGCCATTTCAACGCATGCCTGCATAGTTGTCCCCCGGAGGGGCACGAGCGGCACCACATCAGCGGCGCCTATCCGCGGGTGCTCGCCTGTGTGATCCTCCATGTTTATAAGGCGCGCCGCAGCAGCAACGGCGCGAAACGCTGCCTCGCAAACGGCGCCGGCACCCCCGGCAAAAGTGAGAACGGAACGGTTATGATCGGCATCCATGGAGCAATCAAGCAACTTCACGCCATCCACCGAATCTACGGCGGCGACTATCTGCTCCACGATAGCCCTTCGCCGCCCCTCGCTAAAATTCGGAACGCACTCCACCAGGCCGCCCGGTATACCGTCCGGCATGTCGCCCGCCGGCCCCATTAATGATCCCATCCTCCATCCCCGCTATCTTCGTATTTGTAGATATCAATATCTTTATAGATATCAATATCTTCGTGAACTTGAAGAAATCTATTCTGAGTGCCCCAGGTTCAGGTTTTCTCGAAGAGGTAACCCTTCGCCCCAAGGGCGCGCTCGATGTTATCGAGGGCCGCTTCGCTTGCTGCCTGGATCGTGTGAAGGTGAATACCCTCGGTTAGCACTGAAAGGGGCTTCGCCTCCTTTTCGGAAAGCGTGCGTACAAACCCCTCCACATCGTCTGCCGATTCTATCATGAGCATGCCGCGTAGCTCACCGTAGAGGGGATGCTCCACGACCACGTCGACTACCCTCCCGCCGAGCCCGACAATGGTGAGGAGCTCATCTCTGAGCTCCTCTACTCCACTATGCCTGCACGCCATAACGCGAGTAGGAATGCGACCGGCCGCGGCCTCAGCCAGTATATACCCCCGCGGAGTCGCGACCAGGTCCACGCCTTCCGCCCTCAGGATGGCAATATCCTGCACTATGACCTGCCTGCTCACTGAGAGCATCCCAGCGAGCTCGCTGCCGGTGACCGGCGCCCTGCGCTTTCTCAGTACCTCTAGCAGCTCCTTACGCCGCCTCTCCCCTGTTAGTGGGACCATCGAGAGACCACCCCATGTTAAATGGTCAAGCGGTACCTGGATTCTGAGCAAGGAGCGAAGGCCTCCGCTCGCCCTTGCCCGTTGCCCCGGTGGCTTGCTGGCCGGGGTGCTGCGCATCCTTCGCCGTCTCGACTTCCGATGCGGCCGCGCGCCCAGCCTCCTTTGAGCTGGCCGCCACGCCCTTGGCATCACCGGCAAGGGCAGCCATCTCATTTAACAACGCCTCGAGCTCCTCTCCTTCTATCGTTTCCTTCTCTTTCAAGACCCTGGCGATATGCTCAAGCTTATCTCTATTCGCCGTGAGAATACTCTTCGCAGTCTCGTAGCACCTGGTTACAATGGAATGGATCTCCTCGTCGATCTCGGCTGCGACCTCCTCGCTATAATTCCTTTCCCTTGCGATATCGCGGCCGAGGAAGATGGTATCTTCGTGCCTCCCGCCGAGCGTAAGAGGGCCAAGCCTCTCGCTCATCCCGTATTCGGTGATCATCTTGCGGACCAGCTTTGTTGCCTTCTCGAGGTCGTTCTGGGCCCCTGTGCTTATCTCGCCCAGGACTATCTCCTCGGCAACCCGGCCCGCCATAAGCACGGTAACCTCGTCAAGCAGCTCCGAACGCGTCAGGAAGTAGCGGTCCTCCTCGGGCAACATCAATGTATAGCCGCCGGCCCGCCCCCTGGGGATTATGGATACCTTGTGGACAGGGTTTGCATGGGGCATGAGCTTGCCTACAAGGGCATGGCCGCTTTCGTGATAGGCCACTATATTCCTTTCCCGCTCGCTCATCACCCTGCTCTTCCGCTCAGGGCCGGCTATCACCCGGTCGATGGCCTCCTCGCACTCGATCATCATTACCTTCTTCTTGCCGCGACGCGCAGCAAGGAGCGCTGCCTCGTTTAGCAGGTTCTCGAGATCCGCCCCTGTGAAGCCCGGCGTCCTGCGCGCTAGCACCTTGAGGTCAACATCGGGACCGAGGGGCTTCCCCCTGGCATGCACCCTCAAAATGGCCTCACGCCCCACCAGGTCCGGCATATCTACCACAATCTGCCGGTCGAAACGTCCCGGCCTGAGAAGCGCGGGATCCAGCACATCCGGGCGGTTAGTGGCGGCCAGGATGATTATGCCCGTATTGGGCTCGAAACCATCCATCTCTACGAGCAGCTGGTTTAGCGTCTGCTCCCTTTCGTCATGACCACCGCCGAGGCCGGCACCGCGCTGCCTGCCGACAGCATCGATTTCGTCTATGAAGACGATACAGGGGGCGTTCTTCTTGGCCTGGTCGAAGAGATCCCTGACGCGCGCGGCGCCTACGCCTACGAACATCTCGACAAAATCAGAGCCGCTGATGATAAAGAAAGGCACACCGGCCTCTCCGGCTACCGCCCTTCCCAGCAGCGTCTTGCCCGTGCCAGGCGGACCCACCAGCAATATGCCTTTAGGGATCTTCGCCCCGACCTCCGCGAACTTCTTCGGGTGTTTCAGGAACTCAACTACCTCCGCGAGCTCTTCTTTGGCCTCATCCACGCCCGCTACGTCGGCGAAGGTCGTCTTGCCCTTATCCTCGACGTGAAGCCTCGCCTTGCTCTTCCCGAAGGACATGGCACGGCTTCCCCCGCCCTGCATCTGGTTAAGCACAAAGAGCCAGAGCCCCACGAGGAAGAGGGTAAATATCAACTGTGGCAGGATGGACATCCACCAGGGCGGCGTCGGCGCAGGCTCGGCTGTAACCTGAATCTGGCGCGCCACCCCGGGTTGTTCCTTGAGCTTATCAGTTATCAGGGTTATATCCGGCGCATACGTTTGAAAGCTCGTGCCATCCTTAAGCGTCCCGGTCACGATGTGCTCGCCGATTATATGAATCTCCTTTACCCTGCCGGCCTCCCAGTATTCCATGAATTGGCTCAGGCTCATCTTCTCAGGCTCATGCCTGGGCCCGTAGAAATTACTCGCTATAGAAACAGTAATGAGGCCCAGTAAAAGCCAGAGCCCTAGCGTCTTCAAAGCTCTATTCAAAAAGAATTCCTCCTTTAGATCCCACACTAGAGACCCTACATCAGGCTCCAAGTTAGGTCCCGAGTAGGCAAGCGATCTTGCGCAAGCAAGATATTCTAAGCAAATAGCCCCACCTGTGCTATTATATACAATCCTCCAGCGTACGTAATTATAGCATACCACCCTGGTGAATACAACCAAGCTGAAGCCAGATAAAGCCAGACAGACAGATGCCAGACGGAAGCCAGGAAGCCAGGCTGGCGCCTGCCCCAGGGCTCGCTCGTCTGGCCTTAATAGCTGCATTCCATGCCTTTATGCCTTTGCCGCCTCGTCGCTATATCGCGCCACCAGGTGAAGAACCTTCCTAGTGGCCCCAGTAACCTTAAAACGCTCGCCAATTCGGTAACCGATAACCCAGATTATCTCATCACCCGCCACAATAAGGGGGATGCGATCCCGGCGCCCCCTCGGGATCTTGAGGTCTATGAAAAACTCCTTCAACTTCTTGGTCCCATCCATGCCCAGCGGCCTGAACCTGTCGCCGTGGCGGCGGGTCCTTACGACCAGGGGACCGGGAATCGCGTCGGAATCGAGGAATTCCTCGAGACAGACTCGATAACCTCTGGCGCGCTTCCTCCCCTCCCGCGGCAGGGGCATTTCCCCGATATCCAGCACCCTCGCCTCGATCTCGCAGCTTAGCTCGGGGATACGGGTGACCCCGGGGATCACAAGGACGCGCTCGGGCACAACAGGGCGTTCCGGCAGGGGCGCGGCCCCCCTGGTCTCAATACGGAGCCTCAGCTTACCGTATTCATATTCAGCCATGATGCCACCAGGCATGTCGAGGCTCGCCCCGGAAACGCCCCGTCTCGCCATGGCAAGGACCGAATGAATGTGCTCGGACTCTATATCCTTCACCTCGCCGCCCCTGAGCCTAGCTACGGCCTGACGGATGATCCTTCCCTGAATGGCCCCGTGCTGCCGAAACAACGCACCACAATCCAGGATCACACTATCCTCCGTCCAATCAAAGAGCGCATCCTGGAAGGCCGCGGCGGCCATTCCCTCGATATAATCCGAGTCCAGGCGCAGGATATCGGCCGTCCTTAGGAGGGCCTCGCGAATGCGGCTGTTATATTCTCGCTCCAGCAGTGGTATCAGCTCAAGCCTTATCTTGTTCCGGAGATACTTGGGTTTCACATTTGAGGCATCGAGCCTGGTGGCAAGGTTATTCGCCTCACAATATGCCGCGATCTCCGAGCGACTGGCCCTGATGAGCGGCCTGATGTAGGTTATATCGCCCTCGGCCCTGACGGGCGGTATAGCCGTCAGGCCCGTAAGCCCCGAACCTCTGAAGAGCCGCATCAGGATGGTTTCAACCTGGTCATCCGCATTATGACCAAGCGCAACCTTATTCGCCCCTACATCCCGGGCGACACGCCTGTAGAAGTCATAGCGGACCTCTCGCGCGCCCTCCTGGGGTGAGCGTCCCGTCCTCCTGAGATAGGCCGGAACGTCATATGACTCGACAATGCAGGGAAGCCCCAGGCTATCGGCGAATTCCTTGACGAACCTGGCATCCTCCTCCGCCTCATTCCCCCTGAACATGTGGTTCAGGTGGGCGACATGCAGAATCAGCCTGTACTCTCCGGCAAAGCTATATAGAATATGCAGGAGAGCCACAGAGTCGGGCCCTCCCGATAGGCCAACGACGACGCGATCGTTCTGTTCGAGCATCCGGTAGTCTTCTATAACCACTCTGATCGTATCAACATCAATCATAATCAATCATAAACCCGTCCCCGGGGTCCCGGTGCCGGAACCCCGGCGCTGACCCTTTCTCCCATCCTCTCTCTAACATCCTCGTATTATCATAACAGACAGGACCCCCTATCCGCAACTCAATTGTTCGATTAATTATGCAATATTATTAGATCGCGCCCGCTTTCAGCCGTGCACCCGTTTTAGAGCTTGCAGCATGAGGCATAGAACTCCTGCCACGCCCTTGCCTGTCCACCCTGGCGACAATAACCGTCATGTCATCAAACAACCTGCCGCCAGTATTCTCCCTCGCCTTCTCCACGATTACTCGCGCGATATAATGAGGATCGTCACTATCGATCCGCTTGAGCATCCGGACAAACCATTCATCCTTCCCCCCTGGATCCACCCTGGAATCAATAACCCCGTCGCTTACCATTATGAGAATATCCCCATCAACAAGGCGTTTCCGAGATCCCTCGACATCTATGGCGCTGAAGATGCCCGCAGGCAGGGACGATGACCGCACTGTTATGATCTCCTCGCCGCGCTTCACAAAGCTTGGCGAGGATCCTATCTTTATAAATTCCGTATCCCCCGTAAAGAGATCGAGAACAGCAAGGTCGACGGTGGCGAATGTCTCGCCGGGGGACCGCAAGAGCAGGATAGAATTTACAGTCTTGACTGAAAACTCATGATCAAAACCGGCCTCAATCAGGCGTTCTAACATAGAGACCGCCGTGGTGCTTTCGGCAGCCGCCTGAGGTCCGACACCCATCCCATCGCTTAAAACGATAGCAAACCTGCCGTCGCTGAGCTCCCTCGTGGAGTATGCATCCCCTGAAACGCCGCCATGATCCCTTGCCACCCTGGTCACAGCGACGGTAACACGGAGGTTTCTGGCCGGTGTCAGGTGAAATTCACACACAGGCCGGCCCTTTCTGGCGTCACAGTTGGCCCCCCATACGATAAGCGGCTGTCCGACCATCGCCGATACAATAGGAGCCATCGCCCTCCTGCATTCTTCCGCACTACCGCACGCATGCTTGGATATAATGATATCCAGATATTTCCTCTCCTTCGACCGTATCACGCTCACCTCATCCGCCGGCAAGCCCACTTCCGCAAGGCGCCTTGCAATCAAATCCTCCATGCCTACATCGAATTCGATACTGGCGGCGAGCTCCGCTGCAAGGCCTCGCATCATATCGGAGATTCCCCTCAATTGCCCCGATACCATCAGCCTGCTTTCGGCGAGCTTCCTCATCCAGTGGCGGTCCACCGAGTAGTTTTGCAGGAGTTTGTTGACCGTCTCCACAAGCCGACTCGTCTGAATGCACCATTTCCCAATCCGGCCGGAAAGGTCATCGATGCCTACATCCCCCTTCAATTCAGCGAGCGCTACCAGGTCCAGGAGATCCCTGTAAGTCTTGTAGAAATTCTTGGCCCAGCAGTTATAGTAAGAAATGCAGTTACTACAGCAAAGAGACATTATCATATGGATGAGCGTGATGGCCTCGGCCCTGTCCCTGGCGGGGTTCGCCTGTGGCATGTGATCGAGATTTGAAGCCAGCTCCTCAAATATTCTCGAAAAATCTCCCAGCTTCTTCGATATCTGCTTCTGGAGCCTCCTGGCGCAGGCCACATCGCGGTTCCGTACCGGCCGCGCTACCGGCACCATATTCTTTATGGAGGGAAGCGCCCCTCCTGGCATGATCAGGAAGAGGAGCGAGGCCAGGAAATTCTCCGCTATAAAGACCGGAACGGCAGGCCCGCTTATTACCTGAAAAGCGAGCATCGCCCCTCCAAGTGCAAATCCCGCCGCAACCCCGGCCTTCCCATAATCCCGGCACAGCCCGGCGATGAGACCCCCGAATGCATAGGCGCCAGCGAGAGGAAGCATCCTCCCCTGCGACATGGACATGGCACATACAAGACCTATCATTGCGCCACCTGCCGCACCGGGTCCTGCCCCGCCCAGGAGCGCGAGCCCGGCCACGCAGGCCCCACCTATGATATTACCAACAGAGAATCTCCCTACCTGGATGCCGGCAAGACCAGCCACCAGGCCTGCAAGAAGCAACACCAGGGCTTCCGGCCTCCCAGCCGCATGCCTGTCGACATAGACGCTGCGGCCCTGAAATAGGCCAGAGGCGATGATGCCAGCAAGGCCAGCCTCGAAGGCCACCAGGATCATGCCTTTCTCCCCAGGTCTCAGGCCAGCACGGGCGATAAGCCCGGCTGCGATAGTCGCCCCACCGACAGCGGCGCCCACGCTCCACCGGGACGTTACAGCCCTGGTATAAAGCCAATGCGATATAAGATAGACGAGGACCAGGATAACGAGGTAACCGAGCGCACCTGGATCGAACCATCTGAAAGTGGGCTTCCGGCTCAGGACTCCGATCATCACGCCGAAGAGCGACCAGATCGCAAGAGCCCCCTGCGCCGCACCAACAGCCCCGACGTATGCGATCCCAAACGGCGATATGGAGTTAAATAAGAAAGCCCTACCCAGGATAGCCCCTATGAGAATGATTGCAAGCCTGTTGCGGCTCACCCGATACACTCCCCCCTGCCTCCATCCTTTCCCTGGTATTATAGCATAGAGGCATGGAAGGAACTTGTTGCTTTTTGTAGGGCCGGCCTGGGAATCAGCTGACAGGTGACCAGAAAAAACGCGAAAAGATACCATGGATCAGAACGCAGTATCATTCATACCGCAGCGCCTCAACTGGCCTGAGGCTTGCCGCCCGCCAGGCAGGATACGTCCCGAAAACTAGCCCGACCAGCGATGAGGAGAGCAGCGCAACAATGATGGAAGAGGCGGATATGAGAGCCGGCCACCCCCCAATAGCTGCCACGGCGTGCGCTATGGCGCTCCCCAGGATCACACCGGCCAGGCCACCAGCAATGCACATTGCCGCCGCCTCAATGATAAACTGACGAAGTATGTCGCGCCTCTTTGCCCCGACCGCTTTGCGTATACCTATCTCACGAGTCCTTTCGCTTACCGTGGCAAGCATTATGTTCATAACCCCGACCCCTCCTACCAGGAGGGAGATGCCCCCAATCCCGCCCAAGATCGCTGTAAATATAGAGAATGTGGCCCGGGCGGCCCTGACCATAGCCTCGATATTCTGGACCCGGTACTTGAATGATGCCCCGTAACGGCGCCTCAGGAGCGCTTCCACCTCCCTGCATGCCTGGCCCACGGTATCCGGCCGGGTGGACTGGGCAAGGATCGTAGAGACAGCACTGGATCCAGTCATCCGCTCCGCCAGAGAAACAGGCAGGTAGATGACCATACCGCCAGCGCTATCACTGGCGAGACCAACACCCCTGTTGACCTCGGCTATAATACCGATTACAATAAACCCCTGCCCATTCAGCCTGATTTTCCGTCCCAGGGGATTCCGGCCAGGAAAGAGCCTTTCCACGAGACCCGCATCGAGGACTACAACCGGGCGCCGTCTAGCGATGTCGAGCTCGCTCAAAAATCGCCCGGCCTTCAAACGGTTACCACCTATCCTGGCGGCGTCGTGCGTTGTATATATCGTGGCAACCTCCTCGTGCCTGCCCCCGCATCTTACCAGGCCCTTGCTCACGATCTCCGGCGTCACGCTGCTCACGAGCGAGCACAAGTCCTCGATTGCACGCGCGTCATCAAGCGTCAGGGGTTTGAAATCACCCCGCTTGACGTCCTCATCAAGGGGATCCGGCTTGACCAGGATCAGGTTGGCCCCGAGGTTGCCCCACTCCCCTGAGACCTCATGGCGCGCACCCTCGCCAATGGATATCATCGCGAGCACCGCGGCAACGCCGATGATAACGCCCAGGAGCGTGAGACCGGATCGCATTCTGTTGGCTTTGATGCTCGATAGGGCGAGGTTTAAGCAGTCCATAAATCCCATGCACATAGCACCTCGAGATTGCTTAATGGATGATGAGATAGGATGAGGATGCAATTAATGAAATATAGAGTAGAGGTCATTCTATTTTAAACTCTATGAAGCTCCCGGCCCCTTCCCGCCTGATTGAAACAGCATCCCCGTCGTTCAAGGTTTCCAGGGCCTCATACGGCCCAACGATCACCTCGTCGCCAGCCTCCAGTCCCCCGGCAACTTCGACATCTGAAATAGTCTCGAGCCCGCATATCACCGGGACCTCCTTAACCCTGCCGCCAGCCGCAACAAGGACAACCTTTCGCCCATTTCGTATGGTGATCGCCTGAGCCGGCACCACCAGCACCCTGGGCCTGCGCGCCGTGATCACCTCGACGTCCGCGGACATCCCCGGCCTGAGCACCCCATTAGTCGCACGCGTACCAGTCGCCCCCATGTCAACCCTTATGTTAAACCTGGATATCCCCGGTTCGGGGACAGCCCCGGGTGCTATATGTGCGACCGTGCCGTAAAACTCCCGCCCCGGACATGCATCGAAAGAAATCTTCGCCCTCTGCCCGATCTCTATGCGGGCGATATCCACCTCATCGACCCCCGCCTCGACGAAAAGGCGACCGGGGTCTATAACCTCCGCCACAAGCATCCCAGCGCCGACGGGCTCCCCCGACGATGCCTTCAGCGATGCCAGGATTCCCCCCGTATGCGTCCTGATCCTGGTAGCATGCATCTGTTTCCCAAGGAACTCCAAATTGGCCCTGAGATGGGAAACTCGCTCCATGGCGGCCCGCTTCGCCGTCTCGCGAGATCGGGCCTGCGCCACAGCAAGCGCGAGACCGGCCTCAGCCCCCCTGAGCTGGGCAAAGGCTGCATCGACATCAGTTTTCCTGGGGCCATAAGCTACGGCCCCATATTCCTTCTTTGCCATCTCATATTGGGACCGACGGGTCTTGAGTTGCACCATTGCCTCATCCATGGTCTTTCGTGGAATTGCGCCCGCCACATACAGCTCCTTCATCAAGCCCGCCTCCCTCTCCGCTTCTTTCCAGGCCATCTCTGCCTGGCCGAGCGCATTCTCCGCCCGGTCCACTTCCACGCCCGCGGGGCCCTGGCGGGCCTCCTCAAATCTGGCGCGCGCAAGGTCGAGCCTGGCCTGCGCCTGGATGACCTCGAGGTCCTGCCCCGGTCCGGCCGACATATCCCCCAGCCGGGCCAGGTCCGCCTCCGCCGATGCGAGCTCTGCCATGACCCGGGCGTATTCGAGGGCGAGCCCGGCCTGGTCGAGCTCGAGAATCACCTGACCGGGAAGCACTACCTCGCCTTCTTTTACATTGACCCGGACCACTCTCCCACTTAGCTCGGAGCGGATCTCGTCCCTGGCCGCTGACCTGACGATGCCGCTCGCCGTCACCGTCGCAACCAGTTCCCGCCTGGTTACCTTATGG
The Bacillota bacterium DNA segment above includes these coding regions:
- the tilS gene encoding tRNA lysidine(34) synthetase TilS; translation: MIMIDVDTIRVVIEDYRMLEQNDRVVVGLSGGPDSVALLHILYSFAGEYRLILHVAHLNHMFRGNEAEEDARFVKEFADSLGLPCIVESYDVPAYLRRTGRSPQEGAREVRYDFYRRVARDVGANKVALGHNADDQVETILMRLFRGSGLTGLTAIPPVRAEGDITYIRPLIRASRSEIAAYCEANNLATRLDASNVKPKYLRNKIRLELIPLLEREYNSRIREALLRTADILRLDSDYIEGMAAAAFQDALFDWTEDSVILDCGALFRQHGAIQGRIIRQAVARLRGGEVKDIESEHIHSVLAMARRGVSGASLDMPGGIMAEYEYGKLRLRIETRGAAPLPERPVVPERVLVIPGVTRIPELSCEIEARVLDIGEMPLPREGRKRARGYRVCLEEFLDSDAIPGPLVVRTRRHGDRFRPLGMDGTKKLKEFFIDLKIPRGRRDRIPLIVAGDEIIWVIGYRIGERFKVTGATRKVLHLVARYSDEAAKA
- the spoIIE gene encoding stage II sporulation protein E produces the protein MSRNRLAIILIGAILGRAFLFNSISPFGIAYVGAVGAAQGALAIWSLFGVMIGVLSRKPTFRWFDPGALGYLVILVLVYLISHWLYTRAVTSRWSVGAAVGGATIAAGLIARAGLRPGEKGMILVAFEAGLAGIIASGLFQGRSVYVDRHAAGRPEALVLLLAGLVAGLAGIQVGRFSVGNIIGGACVAGLALLGGAGPGAAGGAMIGLVCAMSMSQGRMLPLAGAYAFGGLIAGLCRDYGKAGVAAGFALGGAMLAFQVISGPAVPVFIAENFLASLLFLIMPGGALPSIKNMVPVARPVRNRDVACARRLQKQISKKLGDFSRIFEELASNLDHMPQANPARDRAEAITLIHMIMSLCCSNCISYYNCWAKNFYKTYRDLLDLVALAELKGDVGIDDLSGRIGKWCIQTSRLVETVNKLLQNYSVDRHWMRKLAESRLMVSGQLRGISDMMRGLAAELAASIEFDVGMEDLIARRLAEVGLPADEVSVIRSKERKYLDIIISKHACGSAEECRRAMAPIVSAMVGQPLIVWGANCDARKGRPVCEFHLTPARNLRVTVAVTRVARDHGGVSGDAYSTRELSDGRFAIVLSDGMGVGPQAAAESTTAVSMLERLIEAGFDHEFSVKTVNSILLLRSPGETFATVDLAVLDLFTGDTEFIKIGSSPSFVKRGEEIITVRSSSLPAGIFSAIDVEGSRKRLVDGDILIMVSDGVIDSRVDPGGKDEWFVRMLKRIDSDDPHYIARVIVEKARENTGGRLFDDMTVIVARVDRQGRGRSSMPHAASSKTGARLKAGAI
- a CDS encoding FtsX-like permease family protein: MGFMDCLNLALSSIKANRMRSGLTLLGVIIGVAAVLAMISIGEGARHEVSGEWGNLGANLILVKPDPLDEDVKRGDFKPLTLDDARAIEDLCSLVSSVTPEIVSKGLVRCGGRHEEVATIYTTHDAARIGGNRLKAGRFLSELDIARRRPVVVLDAGLVERLFPGRNPLGRKIRLNGQGFIVIGIIAEVNRGVGLASDSAGGMVIYLPVSLAERMTGSSAVSTILAQSTRPDTVGQACREVEALLRRRYGASFKYRVQNIEAMVRAARATFSIFTAILGGIGGISLLVGGVGVMNIMLATVSERTREIGIRKAVGAKRRDILRQFIIEAAAMCIAGGLAGVILGSAIAHAVAAIGGWPALISASSIIVALLSSSLVGLVFGTYPAWRAASLRPVEALRYE
- a CDS encoding efflux RND transporter periplasmic adaptor subunit produces the protein MQGRKAVLILSGLLVMSAVLVLAFRGHGSRAEVIPVETHKVTRRELVATVTASGIVRSAARDEIRSELSGRVVRVNVKEGEVVLPGQVILELDQAGLALEYARVMAELASAEADLARLGDMSAGPGQDLEVIQAQARLDLARARFEEARQGPAGVEVDRAENALGQAEMAWKEAEREAGLMKELYVAGAIPRKTMDEAMVQLKTRRSQYEMAKKEYGAVAYGPRKTDVDAAFAQLRGAEAGLALAVAQARSRETAKRAAMERVSHLRANLEFLGKQMHATRIRTHTGGILASLKASSGEPVGAGMLVAEVIDPGRLFVEAGVDEVDIARIEIGQRAKISFDACPGREFYGTVAHIAPGAVPEPGISRFNIRVDMGATGTRATNGVLRPGMSADVEVITARRPRVLVVPAQAITIRNGRKVVLVAAGGRVKEVPVICGLETISDVEVAGGLEAGDEVIVGPYEALETLNDGDAVSIRREGAGSFIEFKIE